The following are encoded together in the Glycine max cultivar Williams 82 chromosome 8, Glycine_max_v4.0, whole genome shotgun sequence genome:
- the LOC100776446 gene encoding bifunctional aspartate aminotransferase and glutamate/aspartate-prephenate aminotransferase, producing MANTLYNGATCRIPLRDESLAFSRHVSRSLSFLLKTRAGKQSYAFAVKASSHSDFDVDLSLSPRVNAVKPSKTVAISDHATALFQAGVPVIRLAAGEPDFDTPAPIAEAGINAIREGYTRYTPNAGTMELRQAICRKLKEENGISYTPDQVVVSNGAKQSIAQAVLAVCSPGDEVIIPAPFWVSYPEMARLADATPVILPTLISDNFLLDPKLLESKITERSRLLILCSPSNPTGSVYPKELLEEIARIVAKHPRLLVLSDEIYEHIIYAPATHTSFASLPGMWDRTLTVNGFSKAFAMTGWRLGYIAGPKHFVAACGKIQSQFTSGASSIAQKAAVAALGLGHAGGEAVSTMVKAFRERRDFLVKSFREIDGVKISEPQGAFYLFLDFSFYYGREAEGFGKIEDSESLCRYLLDVGQVALVPGSAFGDDTCIRISYAESLTTLQAAVERVKRALIPLSSAALV from the exons ATGGCGAACACACTATATAACGGCGCCACATGCCGAATCCCTCTCCGTGATGAATCCCTGGCCTTCTCTCGCCACGTTTCCAGATCCCTCTCTTTCCTCCTCAA AACACGTGCGGGAAAACAATCATACGCATTTGCGGTTAAGGCTTCTTCGCACTCTGACTTCGACGTTGACCTTTCGCTCAGTCCACGTGTCAATGCCGTCAAGCCTTCCAAAACCGTCGCCATCAGCGACCACGCCACCGCTCTCTTCCAAGCCGGCGTTCCCGTCATTCGCCTCGCCGCCGGCGAGCCCGATTTCGACACGCCCGCTCCCATAGCTGAG GCTGGGATTAATGCAATTCGCGAAGGTTACACGAGGTACACGCCCAATGCCGGAACCATGGAACTGCGCCAAGCGATTTGTCGCAAGCTTAAAG AGGAGAATGGGATTAGTTATACTCCTGACCAAGTTGTGGTTAGTAACGGAGCCAAACAGAGCATTGCTCAGGCAGTGCTTGCAGTTTGCTCCCCCGGAGATGAG GTTATTATTCCAGCTCCATTCTGGGTTAGTTACCCAGAAATGGCAAGGTTGGCTGATGCGACACCTGTGATTCTTCCAACCTTAATATCTGATAATTTCCTTTTggatcccaaacttcttgaatCCAAAATTACTGAAAGATCGAGACTGCTCATTCTTTGTTCACCATCTAACCCAACAGGATCTGTCTACCCTAAAGAATTACTTGAAGAGATAGCCCGGATTGTTGCAAAGCACCCCAGGCTCCTG GTTCTCTCCGATGAAATTTATGAACACATAATTTATGCACCAGCAACTCACACAAGTTTTGCATCTTTACCAGGAATGTGGGACAGAACTCTTACTGTGAATGGATTTTCCAAG GCCTTTGCAATGACTGGTTGGCGGCTTGGATATATTGCTGGTCCAAAACATTTTGTTGCAGCATGTGGAAAGATCCAAAGTCAG TTCACTTCAGGGGCCAGTAGTATAGCTCAGAAAGCTGCAGTTGCTGCATTAGGACTAGGCCATGCTGGTGGGGAGGCAGTTTCTACCATGGTGAAAGCATTTAGGGAGCGAAGGGATTTCTTGGTAAAAAGTTTTAGAGAAATAGATGGTGTCAAGATATCTGAACCCCAG GGAGCATTTTATCTATTCCTTGATTTCAGCTTCTATTATGGAAGAGAAGCTGAAGGATTCGGTAAAATTGAGGATTCTGAGTCCCTCTGTCGATATCTACTGGATGTGGGCCAG GTAGCCCTGGTGCCAGGGAGTGCATTTGGAGATGACACTTGCATCCGCATCTCTTATGCAGAATCCCTTACTACCCTACAGGCAGCTGTAGAAAGAGTTAAGAGAGCACTTATCCCGCTGAGCTCTGCTGCACTTGTTTAA